DNA from Candidatus Saccharimonadales bacterium:
TTAAAAAGTTCGCGAGTAACACTCGGATCTTCAGATAGCGCTACTAGGCATTGGCGCACATCGCCTGGAGGCAAAACACCAAGTTCGTCGCGTAGTTCCCCCGTAGACCCACCATCGTCAACCATACTAACCAGCGCTGTTATGTCACGGCAATAGTTTTTTAAACCGCTCAAAACGGCAAAGCTACCCGTTCCACCACCAATTACAACGACTTTCATGCCAACTTTTTGCATTTTTAGCCCCTAATCTGTTTAATGATTTTTCCAAACCAGATTGCACTTGGTCTAAGTGTGCGTTTTTTCGTTTTGTAATCGACTTCGGCAAGTCCAAATCGAGGCCAAAAACCACTGGACCACTCAAAGTTGTCGGTCAAGCTCCAATGTAAATAACCTTCTAACCTTACCCCCGATTGAATCGCACGATGCATGGCCATTAGCGTCTGGCTCAGCCACCATTTCCTAAATTCATCGTCATGGTCGGCCAAGCCATTTTCTGTGATAATGATTGGCAGGTTGTACTGATCATAAAGTTGTTTTAAAACAATCTCGATATCGGCAGGGCGCATATCCCAGCCCAAATCACTTCGACGCAGGTTTTCATTATGCTGCCTGTAGCCATAGTAACGATTGGAAAAATAGTAGTTTAAGCCGATAAAATCCAGATACTTTTTAATACGCCCTAACAAGAATCCGTCTTCCACCCAAGACATAACTTTGGCAGTGGTTTGCGACAAAACTGCATCGTCTCCGGCGTAGTGATGTGCCGTATTTTTAGCAATGCTAATTAAATATTTGCGACCTTTCTTTTTTGCGGCCTTGTAAACTTTTTTATGAACCGAAATTAAGTTCAGCAAAACTACCAAAGCCTCGGTCTTGCTCCGCCGTTGCGGTGGCCACTCCCCGAGTAAAAAGCTCTTGGCGGCGTAGACTTCGGGTTCGTTCAAGGTAATAACATACCGAAAATTTTGACCAAGTTCATCAAATACTTTTTCGGCAAACCGTAAAAAATAGCCAATATTGCTACGTTTTGTAAAGCCACCTTTTTGCTCGAACCAAACCGGCACAGTCCAATGCCACAGAGTTACAATTGGTTCCACTCCTATAGCTGCAAGCTTTTTTAGATAAACGCGGTAATGTTCAATTGCTTCAGCGTTCCAAGCACCTTCTTCTGGCTCTACACGAGACCACTCAATACTAAAGCGCCAAGCATTCATGTTGAGCTTTTTTATTAAAGCAAAATCCTCTTGGTAACGGTTATAATGATCTGTTGCCTTGCCTGAGACATAGTTCGCCGGATTTGTGGCATCAGCTTTAATTTGATCCCACTTTGGCAAATAATTAGCCTGGTATTTAGCTGTCTCGGCCAGGATTTTAGCGTGTTCGAGTTCCCAAACAGTCCACTGATTATGGTTTGACCCCTCAACCTGATGTGCCGCACTTGCTGCGCCCCACAAAAAGTGCCCCGGAAACTTTAAAAGCAAACCCTCGTCTTTTTTCATCTTTAACTATTATATCAGCAAATATTAATCAATTTTTACAAAACGTTGTCAGTTTTAGCTAAATGCCAATAATTTTCAAAAACCTGACGCATAAAAGCGGCTAAAAATGGATTTTTCACTTCTGTCCCCAGATGTAAGCCGTGGCCGAACGAATTATAAATCGCGATCGTATTATCGTAAATCGACAGCTCGGCCTGAATATTCAAAACTTCTTTAGAAATATACTTGGCGCGGTAAAACTTTGTATACCCTGGGTCGTCAGAAAGCTCAAACGGGTTAACTCCTATATTTTCTATACTACGCAAATGGATTTTACGCATTACAACTTCGTTTCGAAACTTTTCAGCCCAGACTTTTCCAAGCGGCGCATTAAGAGTTTTACCAGAGAATAACAGAACCTCACTTGTAGCGTGAAGTTCGTTCCAAAGCATTTGTTTAAGCCCGCCGATTCCGCTAAAAGTTTTAACCTCGAATCCTTCGTCTTTGCTTTTAAAACTTGCAAGCAAACTATTTAGATCTAAAAAATTACTACGAAACTGGCTCGCTTTTGCTTCTTGGTCAACAACTAGGAGCTCCAAGTTTTCAATCGAGGCGGCCGAGATAAGCTTATCGTTACTAGTTGTCAACTGACCAACCAAGCCTTTTTCAGCTAAAACATCGACAATTCTGTAAACGTTTGATCTGGCGATTCCCGTTTCACGACTTAACTCAAGCGGTGTTCGGGGCGCGCTAACCAAGCTCAAGAATATCTTAATCTCGTCGCGTGTCAGCCCTAGCGCCTCGAGCTTTTGATGAATAATATTGTTTTCCATTTTGAAGAACAGTTTAACAGATGTGGCCTCGAAGATCCATATTCAGATTATTATGGAAAAATCAGTCAACCACAGTGAGCAAAGAACCGCCAAACGTGAACTTCATTTAAAAGCCTATCGTCCGACTACCAACTTAATATTCGACAATTTCAACAACAGACCAGAGCGATCCGAACTTTTTACGAATCCGCCAGAGGATTTTATTAGCGCATACAACACGTATGAGGGCATTCTAGTTAACTCGATTAAAGACACATTTCATACCGACAACCCTGTTCAGCAGAGATCGGCTCAAGCAGTTTTTAACAATCATAACTTTGTTAGCTGGCGTTATAACCAGGATTGGCCGTACGAAAACCTACCCATAAAACCTACTTTTGAGCAGACCAACAGCGCTTTTGAGGCAAAAATGATCCGCAATAAAAGTATTGGGCTTGCTTTAACTCTGCTTTACATGACAAGTATAAAAAATGCGCTGCGCCCGCTTGAGCTTCCGGCACTACAAACTTGTCGCGTTATTTGTGATGCTTTTGAGGCAATTGAACCTTTAGCCTTTTTACATGATTCCGACGAAGCTGATCTGTTACGCGAACTCGTAAACATGACCGAGGCAGAGAGTCTGTTCCCTAGCCCGCAAACTATTAAGAAAATTTACAACGGCGAGATCGCGTTATCGCCCAATTGCTGGGACATAGACAAGAACCTTAAGATTAAGTTTAATCACGAACTGCCAGCAAAGCATCTTATGGCTCACATTGAACCGCGCATGGGTTGTCCGGTCGCGGTCGGACACATGACTCACGAAGGTCGAGATTCCAAAGTCGAGCACGGGAGCTACTTGCAAAACATGTGGTGTGACGTCGCACTCCTTATGTTAGAGACAAATGAATTTGTACCCACAAACTAGTCTGTGGAAAACTTTTACAGAATTTACTTTATTTTTTACCCCAGCGTCTGATAGACTCGTGCCATGTCAAAAGCATTACGGATGCAACAGATTCCACTTCACGAACGACCGCGCGAAAAAATGCAACGCAAGGGGCCACACGCATTGTCGGACTTCGAGTTACTCGAAGTCATAATAGGTAGCGGAAACGGCCAGGCCGACGTTGGCACAATCGCCCGAAGTATTCAGAAAGTCCTTAAAACCGGCGTACACAATTTTAATATGAGTTCGTTAACTGCACTTACTGGGGTTAGTTTGGCGCACGCAAGCCGAATTCTGGCCTCGCTCGAAATCGCCAAACGCCACCTAGTTCGTGACAACCTTGCTCTGCAAACTGTTTCCGAAATTGTTAGTCGTTTGGGTGAAATCCGAGATAAAACTCAGGAGCATTTTATTTGCTTAAGCATGGACGGCGGCCACCGTTTGATCGCTCAACGCACTATTACGATCGGCACGCTCGACACAGTTTTGGCGCATCCACGAGAGATATTCTCGGACCCTATAGTTGATAGGGCCGCTTATGTAATAGTCGCGCATAACCACCCATCAAACGATGTCAATCCAAGCCCAAAAGACTGTGAGTTAACCAATCAATTAATTGCTGCGGGTCAACTTTTAGGGGTCCCTTTGCATGATCACATAATTGTTACCAAAACGCAGCATTTTAGTTTTAGGCAAAAACATCTAATCATATAAAGGAATACCGTGAACCATTACTACGAACTTCGCCACACACCCCAATACCCAGCAACTAGCATTGCATCCGACGTTGCGCGCCATCTCGAGGTTCGCCAATATTTAGGCACCGCGCTTATTGTGTGTAAATCCCCCACCAATACCATGAGCGTGGTGCGTAAACAGTGGCTTAACCTAATGCGAAATATCCACAAGCAGCGTGCAAGCACACTAAACGCCGAAGAGATTTTACGACTAACTCATGCTATTTTGCATATGCAAAAGATGACCTTTGTCGCCAAGCCCCCACAAGAAACGACGGCCGCCAGTATCTATTTTATAACCCCAGGTGAGCTTAATATTCTGCCCCCGGACTGCTATACAATTTATCTTTTAGATAAGGTCAAACCTAGCAGTTTAAAGTTTGCCCTTGGTGGATTATCGAATAACGGATTAGTCGTCAACTACGACGTCGGCATGGCAATGAGCGATTTTCAACTAAAGCCAAAAAGTAAACTAGAATCAGAAGTACTTCGCGAATGGAGTAGCGTTTTGCAACTCTTAAAAAGATTTAAAATTACTCCTTCGCAACTAGTTAACTCGAGTCCGGTTTTCTTGGCCGCAAACGATCACGCGCTCGATACACTTTTGGGGTCGCCTCAAGAGTTCTTACATATAACGTCAGCCTTTCAACATATGGCTCACTTGGGTCAGCCGTTTACTACCATAAGTTCTACTCAACAACGCGAATTTACCGCTGTTGCGAGGCTTGCCCACAGAGTACAATCACTAACTCCAAGTACCTTTAGCAATTACCTTATTCGCAATTTTGGCTCAACATCTGACTACGAAGTTTTCTTTTTGCACGACATTCTTGCAAATACTCAAGAATCAAAAAATTTTACAATAAACTAAAATAAACTCGTCTGATTTTGCGTAACTTGCTCAGCAAGCATATCTACGAACGGTGTCTGTCCCTTAACCAGTTTCCTGCGGGCAACGTCTAGACTAAACCACCCAGCTCTGTCTACCTCTGGAAAGCGTTGTTTTTCACCGGACTTTAATGGCCATTCCATCTCAAAAAAATTACTTCTTATATCTTTATCAAAGTCATTCTCAGTAAACCAAGCTGTAACTTTTTTGTTGCCATATTTAACTTCGCCCAGTAATAAATACTCACCTTCCGGGCAATTGCGTCCAGTTTCTTCTTTAAATTCTCTTTTCGCGGCAAGCAACGAGTCTTCACTCTCTGTATGTTCACCCTTTGGAATAGACCAAGCGCCAGTATCTTTTTTAGCCCAAAATGGACCACCTGGGTGGACCAGAAAAACTTCTGGCTTGTTTTTAGTCCACCTGTAAAGCAAGATTCCAGCCGAAAGTTTAGGCATTATTAGTCCTTTTTTGGGCCTTTTGGGCCATAAAATGCATTCGTTGCTCCACACTCAAATGCTCGATTGCGTACCTTAAAGCTGTGCGTGGCATTACCGAAGAGTGTTTATCTAAAAAATCCAGGAGCTGATCGCGATCTTTTTTGCCTGCTTCTCGTAACATCCAACCGGTGGCTTTGTGAATCAAATCATGTGAATCGCCAAGCAACATCTCGCTGATCCTAAAGGTATCGTCCAAGTCGCCTTTTCTAATAAATGCCCAGGTACTGACAATGGAAATTCGACGCTCCCATAAACTCTTTGACTTTGCCAGTTTATATAAAATAGCGCGCGGCTTATTCTCCAGGAATCCACCAACCACATCGCGACAACTTACGTCAACTAAATCCCAGTTATCGATTTTGTCTGTTCGCTTCAAATATAGATCAAATAAACTCTTTTTTTGAGACTCAGGTGTTTTTTTACTAGCCGCTTGGTTCGTCATAATTATCAAAGCAGCCATCCTAACTTCGTGGACTGGACACTCCAAAAGCTCATCTATTTCACTTATTTTTAGATCAGAATATTTTTTACAAGCCAGTCGAATTTTCGGCATTCGCACACCGATAAAGACATCACCCTCAGCATATTGACCTTCGCCAGTTCTAAAGAACTTCTGCAAGACCTGCAAATCCTCGGGTGATCTATCTGCTAATTTTTGAAGTTTATCAATAAGATCGTCTGTGCGAGCACTCATTACTTGTCCCAGATTTGCACAAATTTTATCCTATCTACCTCATGTGTGCCATCTGCTAGTTGACGAAATTCAACATTATGATTAGCTACAAAATAATCACCAACTGAGTCAATATACTCTAAGTTGCAAACTGTTTGACTAGCACTTCTAATATGTGGACCTTGGTAAATTTTAAACTTTCGCTCTTCGCCCGGCATTAAAATTGTCTGCAAGTCAGTACTTTGCCCCAAGAATTCTAGCTGGTTTAGGTCAAGCCTATCATTTGAACCGTTGTGAACCGACGCCCAACATTCAAAACCTGCACCGTTGTTGTAGCACTCAACCTCGGTAATATGCGCTTTTTTAATTACCTTCGGCCCACTTTGAATATGTTGTTCAGCTTGCGTTGAGCCCTGACCAGGTATCCCGCCTGCGATTTGCGGATTTTGCGGCTGTAAACTATCTTCCGGAACAAAGGCCGGCTTTCCACTAACGATTCTGCCTAACGTTTCAAAGAACGAGGGCACTTTGCAAATCCTTAATTTTAACGCGAGTCTGTTTCATTGTGTCGCGTTCGCGCACGGTCACACTGTCGTCTTTTAGACTTTCAAAATCAATCGTCACACAGTACGGCGTGCCAATTTCGTCTTGCCTGCGATAGCGTTTACCGATACTTTGCGTCTCATCGTATTCAACGTTCCAACCAGTAGACTGAACAATTTGTTTATACACTTTATCAGATAAGGCTTGTAGTTCTGGCTTTTTGCTCAACGGTAAAACAGCAACTTTCACAGGTGCGATTTCGGGCTTAAATTTGAGTACAATTCGTGTTTCGTCGCCAACTTTTTCCTCACAGTAGGCGCTATCGAGAACTGCAGTCATTAAACGGCCCAGCCCGATCGCAGGTTCGATAACATAGGGCATATAGCGCTCGTTTGTTTCTGGGTCAAAGTAACTCAAGTCTTTGCCACTTGCCTTTGTGTGCGCCTTTAAGTCGAAGTCTGTTCGGTTAGCAATACCCCAAAGCTCTCGCGGTTCACCGCCAAAAAACTCATATTGAATATCCCAACTATCAGCAGCATAATGAGCACGCTCGTCTTCGCCGTGTTGATGCCAAACCATTTTTTCTCTTTTAACGCCCGCTTCTACCAAAAAGTTCCAACAAAATTCTTTCCATTTATCCAAATCAGCTTCGGCCATTGCTGGCTTTGTGAAGTATTCCATTTCCATCATGTCAAATTCTCGCACACGGAACAAAAATTCTCGCGGGCTGATTTCGTTACGAAAACCCTTACCAATTTGGGCTACACCAAAAGGCAGTTTGCTACGAGTGGTCTCACGCACAAGTTCGTAATTTGTAAAAATTGCTCCAGCTGTTTCTGGTCGCAAATAGGCCACACTCTCGTCGTCTTCAAGCGCACCTACATACGTCTTGAACATCATGTTAAAAGTTCGCACTTCGCCCAAAGGGTTACCGTCTGGCGACTTTTTGCCCTTTAGCAGCTCATTGAGTTTTTCAATGTCATTCGTATCGACACCGGCCAAATGATCAGCGCGATAGCGTTTTTTTGTAACTAAATCTTCTACAAGTGGATCATTAAAACCATCAATATGTCCACTAGCCTTCCAAAGCTTTGTATTTTGGATAATCGCACCATCAATACCATGAATATTGCGATTTTCGCGCACAAATTTTTGCCACCAAAACGCTTTTAAGTTATTGGCTAGCTCTACGCCGTAAGGCCCCAAATCCCAAAACCCTGCTAATCCACCGTAAATTTCGGAAGCCTGAAAAACAAAGCCTCGCCTTTTTGCAAGACTAACCAAAGAATCTAGTGTAACCTCTTGTTTGCTCATACTTTTTAATATTATACCAGAATCATCTGTAAATCTCATTGATTTTTATACCAAAAGGCGTAAGAATATCAACACGAGGTATGTATGAGTCAAAATCCTGAAGTTTCTCCGGCACGGCCGAATCAACCAGAAAAACCAAAATTCAACCCTGATAACGCCAAAAAAGCGCGAGATGCGTTAAAGAGAGGGAATTTAACAGTTGCATTAAAATTTTTGGATCATATCAACCTAGAGGACGCCAGGTCACCCGAGAACTGTGCGGCAGTCGCCCAAGCTCTGCAATTACGAGCCGAAGCCAACCTACAGGTTGCCACGGTTGAATCGGTCGGAGCGGCGTCGGCCGATATGCGTGCTGCCATTTCGCTTATTGATACGTTATCGCCAGATGTTAGACAAATTTACGAAGCTGCACTTGTTTGCACAGCAACAGAGGTGCAGAGAGTTAGAAACGGTCACCTACCAGTAGAAACAATGGATGAAGTCGACCAAATTGTTGGTGCGGTCCCCGATGAACATCCTGCAAAACCTATCCTGACTTACTTCTCGCAGAGAACAATCGGAATCTGTTACGCGTTTAGTCCGACGATGTCCGCCATGTCCATGGATCGCGCCCGCGCAGCAGCAGAAGAAGCTGGGGTCCCTCGAGATAATCTTTTACATCTTTCTAACCTAAGCAGCGCCAAAGTTGCAACTTTAAATGCCCCCGCGCCCTATCCGCTTTCCACCCTTTACGAGCTGCCGTAAAAAATTAGACTTACATCTTTTAATATTTGCGCAACGCCGCTAATTCTGTGTAATGTTGGTGGCGAATATTGCTGAGCTAGTCGCAAAAATTTAATGTGATCTCCTGTAAATCTCCCGTTGGAATTCTTAAAAAATGTAACTGTTGACTGATCATAGTCATATTTTTGATCCGAACTAAGCAATTCACCATCCGAATCAGTTTCTAAGTTGACTCCTTCGCCTAACAAATGGCCTAGATTCAACTTAAACCAGACCTCGACTAAGCCATGGCTAATTCTTAAATCCTCTAGTGATGCTAATGATGATTTTAAAAGTTGGTAAAACTCCGGACTTGTCACGGTCTCGCTGGCTTTGTTAATTTGTTTTAAAATTTCGTATGCAAACTGCATTCGATCGTAATCCTGCAGAATCTTTGCGCCATAAAATTGTTTTATCTGCGCCCCAGTTACGACCGCCAAATCACCCCGACCCTCAATTGTGTTAATATCACAAACTGCAAATAACTCTAGTCCGCCCGCTAGTTTGCTCTTTGGCCTTCGCGCACCCTTTGCAATCACACTGATTTTGCCGCGATCAGGAGTAATAATGCTCAAAATTCTATCAGCTTCCCCATAATTTGTGCGCCGCAATATTATCGCTTCGGTCCTAAAGTAGCGCATTATTCACCGCCTTTACAAAGTCAACTTTGGTAATTGTTGTTTTATCTAAAACGTCTTTAACGCCGTAGGCCTTTAGGGTTTTTTTACTAGGTGGCGAAGTACTTAAAATTATCACAGGAATTTTTAAAAAGTCATCATATGACGCCAAAATATTTAAAAGCTGCACCCCGTTAGAATTTGGCAAAAACATGTCCAAAATAATCAGATCGATCTGTGACTCATCAAGCTTATTCAATGCCAGCTGGGCGTCACCTGCCCAAACACAATCGTGATTTTGCAGCCAACCTTCGTAGCAATCTTTGGACCAAATATCATCCTCGACTAGCAGAATTCTACTCATAAATAAAGCTCATCTGGTTAGACTGCAAGAGGTCCACAAAAAAACTAGCACCTTGCCTTGCCTTGCCTAAGCTCAGCCTGCCACCCATTGCCGCCGTAAGCCGACCAGCGACATATAGCCCTAGCCCGCTAGTGCCTGGCCTAGCACTAAATGGCTGCGGTCGCTCACCAATAGTATTGCTCACGCTTTTAAACTCAACCGCATCGATACCAGGTCCATTGTCTTTAACATTTAATCTGACTAAACCATTAGTCTCAGCTATACTCAGCTCAACTAGGCCACCCTGTGGATTGTGACGCACCGAGTTATCCAGTAGATTCACGATTACATCATGCAGAACTTCCCTATTTGCCAAAGCCAGATTGCTAGATCTGCGCTTAATTAAATGCAGCTTCTGATCAAACTTCGCCGCAAATGGTAACATTTCGTTTAGAGCCTGCTCGCAAACTAGCTGCACGTTGGTAGGCTCAAGAGTATTTATTAGATCCAGATTTCTTATGTTTTCTAGACGACTACTATTCGTCAACTGACTCGCTAGGCGCAAACTCCTCTCGGCAGTAATTATTATTCTTTCTATTGCCTGCTTTTGGTTTTGGCTGAGGTCTGTTTCTTTTAGGTCGTACGACAAATGCCTAATTAAAGCTAACGGCGCTTTTAGCTCATGCGCTACTGCAACAACTAAATCTACCCGTTCACCTTTCATTAATACCAGTGTAACAAAACAAAATCAGCTAAGCACAAGCACTACGGATTAAACTTAAGTGAGGGCAAAATTATATTGTTAAAATCGC
Protein-coding regions in this window:
- the recO gene encoding DNA repair protein RecO; translation: MRYFRTEAIILRRTNYGEADRILSIITPDRGKISVIAKGARRPKSKLAGGLELFAVCDINTIEGRGDLAVVTGAQIKQFYGAKILQDYDRMQFAYEILKQINKASETVTSPEFYQLLKSSLASLEDLRISHGLVEVWFKLNLGHLLGEGVNLETDSDGELLSSDQKYDYDQSTVTFFKNSNGRFTGDHIKFLRLAQQYSPPTLHRISGVAQILKDVSLIFYGSS
- a CDS encoding glycine--tRNA ligase, yielding MSKQEVTLDSLVSLAKRRGFVFQASEIYGGLAGFWDLGPYGVELANNLKAFWWQKFVRENRNIHGIDGAIIQNTKLWKASGHIDGFNDPLVEDLVTKKRYRADHLAGVDTNDIEKLNELLKGKKSPDGNPLGEVRTFNMMFKTYVGALEDDESVAYLRPETAGAIFTNYELVRETTRSKLPFGVAQIGKGFRNEISPREFLFRVREFDMMEMEYFTKPAMAEADLDKWKEFCWNFLVEAGVKREKMVWHQHGEDERAHYAADSWDIQYEFFGGEPRELWGIANRTDFDLKAHTKASGKDLSYFDPETNERYMPYVIEPAIGLGRLMTAVLDSAYCEEKVGDETRIVLKFKPEIAPVKVAVLPLSKKPELQALSDKVYKQIVQSTGWNVEYDETQSIGKRYRRQDEIGTPYCVTIDFESLKDDSVTVRERDTMKQTRVKIKDLQSALVL
- a CDS encoding HAMP domain-containing sensor histidine kinase, translated to MKGERVDLVVAVAHELKAPLALIRHLSYDLKETDLSQNQKQAIERIIITAERSLRLASQLTNSSRLENIRNLDLINTLEPTNVQLVCEQALNEMLPFAAKFDQKLHLIKRRSSNLALANREVLHDVIVNLLDNSVRHNPQGGLVELSIAETNGLVRLNVKDNGPGIDAVEFKSVSNTIGERPQPFSARPGTSGLGLYVAGRLTAAMGGRLSLGKARQGASFFVDLLQSNQMSFIYE
- a CDS encoding family 1 glycosylhydrolase codes for the protein MKKDEGLLLKFPGHFLWGAASAAHQVEGSNHNQWTVWELEHAKILAETAKYQANYLPKWDQIKADATNPANYVSGKATDHYNRYQEDFALIKKLNMNAWRFSIEWSRVEPEEGAWNAEAIEHYRVYLKKLAAIGVEPIVTLWHWTVPVWFEQKGGFTKRSNIGYFLRFAEKVFDELGQNFRYVITLNEPEVYAAKSFLLGEWPPQRRSKTEALVVLLNLISVHKKVYKAAKKKGRKYLISIAKNTAHHYAGDDAVLSQTTAKVMSWVEDGFLLGRIKKYLDFIGLNYYFSNRYYGYRQHNENLRRSDLGWDMRPADIEIVLKQLYDQYNLPIIITENGLADHDDEFRKWWLSQTLMAMHRAIQSGVRLEGYLHWSLTDNFEWSSGFWPRFGLAEVDYKTKKRTLRPSAIWFGKIIKQIRG
- a CDS encoding response regulator, with protein sequence MSRILLVEDDIWSKDCYEGWLQNHDCVWAGDAQLALNKLDESQIDLIILDMFLPNSNGVQLLNILASYDDFLKIPVIILSTSPPSKKTLKAYGVKDVLDKTTITKVDFVKAVNNALL
- a CDS encoding NUDIX domain-containing protein; this translates as MPKLSAGILLYRWTKNKPEVFLVHPGGPFWAKKDTGAWSIPKGEHTESEDSLLAAKREFKEETGRNCPEGEYLLLGEVKYGNKKVTAWFTENDFDKDIRSNFFEMEWPLKSGEKQRFPEVDRAGWFSLDVARRKLVKGQTPFVDMLAEQVTQNQTSLF
- a CDS encoding helix-turn-helix domain-containing protein — its product is MENNIIHQKLEALGLTRDEIKIFLSLVSAPRTPLELSRETGIARSNVYRIVDVLAEKGLVGQLTTSNDKLISAASIENLELLVVDQEAKASQFRSNFLDLNSLLASFKSKDEGFEVKTFSGIGGLKQMLWNELHATSEVLLFSGKTLNAPLGKVWAEKFRNEVVMRKIHLRSIENIGVNPFELSDDPGYTKFYRAKYISKEVLNIQAELSIYDNTIAIYNSFGHGLHLGTEVKNPFLAAFMRQVFENYWHLAKTDNVL
- the radC gene encoding DNA repair protein RadC, with amino-acid sequence MSKALRMQQIPLHERPREKMQRKGPHALSDFELLEVIIGSGNGQADVGTIARSIQKVLKTGVHNFNMSSLTALTGVSLAHASRILASLEIAKRHLVRDNLALQTVSEIVSRLGEIRDKTQEHFICLSMDGGHRLIAQRTITIGTLDTVLAHPREIFSDPIVDRAAYVIVAHNHPSNDVNPSPKDCELTNQLIAAGQLLGVPLHDHIIVTKTQHFSFRQKHLII
- a CDS encoding DNA alkylation repair protein, which gives rise to MSARTDDLIDKLQKLADRSPEDLQVLQKFFRTGEGQYAEGDVFIGVRMPKIRLACKKYSDLKISEIDELLECPVHEVRMAALIIMTNQAASKKTPESQKKSLFDLYLKRTDKIDNWDLVDVSCRDVVGGFLENKPRAILYKLAKSKSLWERRISIVSTWAFIRKGDLDDTFRISEMLLGDSHDLIHKATGWMLREAGKKDRDQLLDFLDKHSSVMPRTALRYAIEHLSVEQRMHFMAQKAQKRTNNA